The sequence AAAACAAAGCAGTAAAAAGAGCGGACCGAAGCCACGTCGCTCAATCCAATGCATCATGCGACGAATCGTCGGATGGCGATGTAAAAAGGAGAAAAATCGTTGCCTCCCGATTTTTCGAACAAGGAAAAAGACGAGAAGCGAACCTGCGCTCGTTCCAAGCCATGAAATGAAAAATCCTTTCCAAAGCCCAAATGCCGCTGCGTTCGCCATCACAAAAACAAAGAGCGGCAAAAACGGCAAAAACGCCTCTGACATTGGTAGCACGATACCTGGAATAACGCCGAGCGAACGATATTGTACTAACATGTCGAGCATATGTTTTACT comes from Anoxybacillus flavithermus and encodes:
- a CDS encoding TVP38/TMEM64 family protein; the encoded protein is MSLEELKQWLTVKHMLDMLVQYRSLGVIPGIVLPMSEAFLPFLPLFVFVMANAAAFGLWKGFFISWLGTSAGSLLVFFLVRKIGRQRFFSFLHRHPTIRRMMHWIERRGFGPLFLLLCFPFTPSAAVNVVAGLSGIAVQQYVLAVLLGKMVMVFMISFIGYDVEALIRQPLRAIFAAIAIFLLWYIGKKVEQRFAVHDGK